A stretch of the Vigna radiata var. radiata cultivar VC1973A chromosome 7, Vradiata_ver6, whole genome shotgun sequence genome encodes the following:
- the LOC106768826 gene encoding uncharacterized protein LOC106768826, with translation MTTATMLLRSSSTPILNSCIPNPNSNPNPSLKDSPHEHEILHRIPRTHSLTLSASSSSLSPVDASPSRMTRALSETDLSARSKTTSFGSALFSFSESDEGESASTEGGGSGGGGGWDNGDGGGSGCWDSNNGNDGTDLYYRMMIEANPGNPLFLGNYARYLKEVRGDYVKAEEYCGRAILANPNDGKVLSMYADLIWESHKDASRAETYFDQAVKAAPDDCYVLASYAHFLWDAEEEEDEVEEDSCKKSGSFLRGVAPPAPPLAAAS, from the exons ATGACAACAGCTACAATGCTTCTGCGAAGCTCGTCCACTCCGATTCTCAACTCCTGCATCCCCAACCCAAACTCAAACCCGAATCCAAGCCTCAAGGATTCGCCCCACGAACACGAAATCCTTCACCGGATCCCGCGGACGCACTCACTCACGCTGTCGGCGTCGTCGAGTTCGCTGTCGCCGGTTGACGCTTCCCCGAGCAGAATGACGCGGGCGCTGTCGGAGACGGATCTCTCCGCGCGCTCCAAAACGACCTCGTTTGGCTCCGCTCTGTTTTCGTTCTCTGAGTCTGACGAAGGCGAGAGTGCGTCCACTGAAGGCGGCGGAAGTGGCGGCGGCGGCGGATGGGACAACGGTGACGGCGGAGGGTCGGGGTGTTGGGATTCGAATAACGGGAACGATGGCACGGACTTGTATTACCGAATGATGATCGAAGCTAATCCAGGGAACCCTCTGTTTCTTGGGAACTACGCGAGGTACTTGAAAGAG GTTCGAGGGGACTATGTGAAAGCAGAGGAGTACTGTGGGAGAGCGATATTGGCGAATCCAAATGATGGGAAGGTGCTGTCCATGTATGCAGATTTGATTTGGGAGAGCCATAAGGATGCTTCGCGAGCGGAGACTTATTTTGATCAAGCAGTTAAAGCTGCTCCTGATGACTG TTATGTTCTGGCATCCTATGCTCATTTTCTTTGGGATgctgaggaagaagaagatgaagttgaagaagatTCCTGCAAAAAATCTGGCAGTTTCTTACGTGGAGTTGCTCCACCCGCCCCTCCTTTAGCTGCTGCTTCTTAA
- the LOC106768825 gene encoding equilibrative nucleotide transporter 8 encodes MEVVKLVSSDPSERPDTYRVAYIIHFLLGAGNLLPWNALITAVDYFAYLYPTKHIERVFSVAYMISSVMVLLGMISWGGWSKTTLRLRMNLGFSMFVMSLMVAPVIDWTSSSTKLDERPSGAYGLTVAAVVICGLADGLVGGSLIGSAGKLPKQYMQAVFAGTASSGILISILRIITKASLPQTPKGLKISAHLYFMVATIFLLFCIVFSNLQHKLPVMQQYRQSVHQESTLCTGTKFWAVAGKIKGAAFGIFIIYIVTLSIFPGFIAEDLESKLLRDWYPILLIAVYNLADLMGKSLTAFYVIQSMTRAIWAATSRLLFYPLFVICLHGPKWLKTEVPMVVLTFLLGFSNGYLTSVLMILTPKSVPLSEAEFSAIVMTGFLGFGLVGGSVLGWFWIL; translated from the exons ATGGAAGTTGTTAAGTTGGTGTCTAGTGATCCAAGTGAGAGACCAGATACCTATCGAGTTGCTTACATAATTCATTTCTTGCTTGGTGCTGGTAACTTGCTTCCCTGGAATGCCCTGATCACTGCAGTGGATTACTTTGCCTACCTCTATCCCACCAAACACATAGAAAGGGTTTTCTCTGTGGCTTACATGATTTCATCTGTGATGGTGCTCCTTGGGATGATCAGTTGGGGAGGTTGGAGCAAAACAACGTTGAGGTTGAGAATGAACTTGGGGTTCTCCATGTTTGTTATGTCTCTTATGGTAGCCCCAGTCATAGACTGGACATCAAGCAGCACCAAGCTCGATGAGAGACCGAGTGGTGCCTATGGTTTGACGGTTGCAGCAGTGGTGATATGTGGTTTAGCAGATGGCTTGGTAGGTGGAAGCTTGATAGGGTCAGCTGGGAAGCTCCCAAAACAGTATATGCAAGCAGTTTTTGCTGGAACTGCTTCTTCAG GTATTCTAATTTCAATCTTGAGGATAATAACCAAGGCATCACTCCCACAAACTCCCAAGGGTCTAAAAATAAGTGCTCACTTGTACTTCATGGTTGCCACCATTTTCCTCCTATTTTGTATTGTGTTCAGCAACTTGCAGCACAAGTTACCAGTGATGCAGCAGTACCGTCAGAGCGTTCATCAGGAGAGCACCTTATGCACAGGGACAAAATTTTGGGCAGTGGCAGGAAAAATCAAGGGAGCAGCTTTCGGAATTTTCATCATCTACATAGTGACCCTATCTATTTTTCCAGGATTTATTGCTGAAGATCTTGAATCCAAGCTTCTAAGGGATTGGTATCCTATTTTACTGATAGCAGTTTACAATTTAGCTGATCTAATGGGGAAGTCATTAACTGCCTTCTATGTTATTCAATCCATGACAAGGGCTATATGGGCTGCCACATCAAGGCTACTTTTCTATCCACTCTTTGTAATTTGTCTTCACGGACCAAAGTGGCTGAAAACAGAAGTACCTATGGTGGTTCTGACTTTTCTGCTAGGATTTAGCAATGGATACCTCACCAGTGTCCTCATGATTCTAACACCCAAGTCGGTGCCCTTGTCAGAAGCAGAGTTTTCTGCTATTGTGATGACAGGGTTCCTCGGGTTTGGCTTAGTTGGTGGTTCAGTTCTTGGCTGGTTCTGGATCTTATGA